One part of the Arachidicoccus terrestris genome encodes these proteins:
- a CDS encoding 1,4-dihydroxy-6-naphthoate synthase, whose protein sequence is MKLTLGFSPCPNDTFIFEALINQKFDVEGFEFDVHLEDVQTLNQWAMEGKLDVTKVSYGVLPFINKDYYVMSSGGAIGNGCGPLLISKGNVTDEEINNSAIAIPGENTTAHLLFSLAYPNAKNKVFKVFNEIEPFVLEGNGLGVIIHENRFTYEEKGLHKVVDLGDYWEQKTGSPIPLGGIVGKRTLPLPVLKKLDSLIRHSIEYAYVNKYKDELPDYVKEHAQEMSEEVMLQHISLYVNSFSFKLGKTGRDAVRNLMKVYKELHPESNIGDLEIFATKVY, encoded by the coding sequence ATGAAATTAACGCTTGGCTTCAGCCCCTGTCCTAATGATACCTTTATTTTTGAGGCATTGATTAACCAGAAATTTGATGTGGAAGGTTTTGAGTTTGATGTACACCTTGAAGATGTTCAAACCCTGAACCAGTGGGCAATGGAAGGAAAACTGGATGTGACAAAAGTCAGCTATGGCGTACTGCCCTTTATTAACAAAGACTATTATGTAATGTCAAGCGGTGGCGCCATCGGTAATGGCTGCGGCCCGCTGCTCATTAGCAAAGGCAATGTCACCGATGAGGAAATTAATAATAGTGCCATCGCCATCCCGGGTGAAAACACGACTGCGCACTTACTTTTCTCTCTTGCTTATCCCAATGCAAAAAACAAAGTATTCAAGGTCTTTAATGAAATAGAGCCTTTTGTTTTGGAAGGCAACGGCCTGGGAGTCATTATCCACGAAAACCGCTTTACTTATGAAGAAAAAGGATTACACAAAGTGGTAGATCTGGGCGACTATTGGGAGCAGAAAACCGGCTCTCCTATCCCCTTAGGCGGCATCGTGGGTAAACGCACTTTGCCACTGCCTGTGCTCAAGAAACTGGATAGCCTGATCCGTCACAGTATTGAATACGCCTATGTCAATAAGTATAAAGACGAATTACCGGACTATGTGAAAGAACATGCCCAGGAAATGAGTGAAGAGGTTATGCTGCAACACATTAGCCTTTATGTCAACAGCTTTAGTTTTAAACTGGGTAAGACGGGCCGTGACGCCGTCAGAAATCTGATGAAAGTATACAAAGAGCTGCATCCCGAATCTAATATCGGTGACCTGGAGATCTTTGCGACTAAAGTATATTAA